From a region of the Streptomyces sp. NBC_00102 genome:
- a CDS encoding endonuclease/exonuclease/phosphatase family protein: MIHFTAARLRALVLVLSASAALLVSPTAASATAHTPGSSHASHEAHGSHAASAHGHRDDRAFSLLQMNVCSSGYAGCYARTEYPKVLDEVVERVQAHRVDAVTLNEACSADVAEIAARTGYRYRFATVIYRGAPLDCKTPTGRGVFGNAVLTKDAIRAGEDAAYSAFSGVEERRWLCVTTARRVNVCTSHLSTDGEAADSTNSVQCSELSAVLAARGRQTIFAGDVNRHASCAPEGMWTLTDDAATQSPGIQHVYGNLASPEVTVEPATYTDHDAVLVRARLRH; this comes from the coding sequence ATGATCCACTTCACTGCGGCGCGTCTGCGCGCCCTCGTTCTCGTTCTGTCGGCGTCCGCCGCGCTCCTGGTGTCACCCACCGCCGCCTCGGCCACCGCTCACACCCCCGGCTCCTCGCACGCCTCGCACGAGGCCCACGGCTCGCACGCCGCCTCCGCGCACGGGCACCGGGACGACCGGGCGTTCTCGCTCCTCCAGATGAACGTCTGTTCCAGCGGGTACGCGGGCTGTTACGCCCGCACCGAGTATCCGAAGGTCCTCGACGAGGTCGTCGAACGCGTGCAGGCCCACCGCGTCGACGCCGTCACCCTCAACGAGGCGTGCAGCGCGGACGTCGCCGAGATCGCGGCCCGCACCGGCTACCGGTACCGGTTCGCCACGGTCATCTACCGGGGCGCGCCGCTCGACTGCAAGACGCCCACCGGACGCGGCGTCTTCGGCAACGCGGTCCTGACCAAGGACGCCATCCGCGCCGGGGAGGACGCCGCGTACTCGGCGTTCAGCGGTGTCGAGGAGCGCCGCTGGCTGTGCGTCACGACGGCTCGCCGGGTGAACGTGTGCACTAGCCACCTGTCGACCGACGGCGAGGCCGCCGACAGCACCAACTCCGTCCAGTGCTCCGAGCTCTCCGCGGTCCTCGCCGCCCGGGGCCGGCAGACGATCTTCGCCGGTGACGTCAACCGGCATGCCTCCTGCGCCCCCGAGGGCATGTGGACGCTGACGGACGACGCCGCCACCCAGTCCCCCGGCATCCAGCACGTCTACGGCAACCTCGCCTCCCCCGAGGTGACGGTCGAGCCCGCCACCTACACGGACCACGACGCCGTCCTCGTACGGGCCCGCCTGCGCCACTGA
- a CDS encoding cupin domain-containing protein, producing MSEPLTTPGEGFHPHLHTARGTSTASPRTRLHHVRADELDGDTAQTGGMRRFGAVSGKTVGSEKLWMGQTHVAPATASSDHHHGESETAIHVVSGHPEFVFLDDSGEQPEEVRLRTSPGDYIFVPPFVPHREENPDPTEEAVVVIARSTQEAIVVNLPRLYALEPDVPDGDA from the coding sequence ATGAGCGAGCCGCTGACGACCCCCGGTGAGGGGTTCCACCCTCATCTCCACACGGCCCGGGGCACCTCGACGGCCTCCCCGCGCACCCGCCTCCACCACGTCCGGGCGGACGAACTCGACGGGGACACCGCGCAGACCGGCGGCATGCGCAGATTCGGTGCGGTCAGCGGTAAGACCGTCGGCTCCGAGAAGCTGTGGATGGGCCAGACCCACGTGGCCCCGGCGACCGCATCCTCCGACCACCACCACGGAGAGTCCGAGACCGCCATCCATGTGGTCAGCGGACACCCGGAGTTCGTCTTCCTGGACGACTCGGGCGAGCAGCCGGAGGAAGTGCGGCTGCGCACTTCGCCGGGCGACTACATCTTCGTCCCCCCGTTCGTGCCGCACCGCGAGGAGAACCCGGACCCCACCGAGGAGGCCGTGGTCGTCATCGCCCGGAGCACGCAGGAGGCGATCGTGGTCAACCTGCCGCGGCTGTACGCCCTGGAGCCGGACGTGCCGGACGGAGACGCCTGA
- a CDS encoding RbsD/FucU domain-containing protein has product MLLTELIHPGLLEALAGAGHGARVLLTDGHYPASTAVGPNARIVHLNVAPGLLDVPPVLDVLLRTIPVESAQVMVPPKGEPEPAAIADYRARLGGVPVEELDRYAFYDAARTPDVALAVVTADTRTYANLLLTIGVRAAGL; this is encoded by the coding sequence GTGCTTCTGACCGAACTGATCCACCCCGGCCTGCTGGAAGCCCTGGCCGGTGCCGGACACGGTGCCCGCGTGCTGCTCACCGACGGGCACTACCCCGCGAGCACGGCTGTCGGGCCGAACGCCCGGATCGTGCACCTCAACGTGGCACCCGGCCTGCTCGACGTCCCGCCGGTGCTCGACGTGCTGCTGCGGACCATTCCCGTCGAATCGGCCCAGGTGATGGTGCCGCCGAAGGGCGAGCCCGAGCCCGCTGCCATCGCCGACTACCGCGCCCGGCTCGGCGGGGTACCGGTGGAGGAACTCGACCGGTACGCCTTCTACGACGCGGCCCGCACCCCGGACGTGGCCCTGGCGGTCGTCACCGCGGACACCCGCACGTACGCCAACCTGCTGCTGACCATCGGCGTTCGGGCGGCGGGACTCTGA
- a CDS encoding IS701 family transposase has product MTPDEIAALRGELEDFAAEVFEPFARNDQRRWGQVYLRGLLMDGRRKSVEPMAARLGEDGNRQALAHFITTSPWDPAHVRAKLAWRMEQAIRPTALVFDDTGFLKDGSASACVSRQYTGTAGKVTNCQVGVSLHMACDHASAAVDWRLFLPETWAPGSVKADPDKVARRTACGIPDDIGHVEKWQLALDMLDETRSWGIEVPLAVADAGYGDAAAFRLGLQARGLNYVVGISTTMSAHPGHAAPVTEPYSGNGRPPVAKYPDKPQSVKQLTMAVGRRAAKPVQWREGSRPGSGRSGFKRMYSRFVALRIRPAGREVRQAADGPELPECWVLAEWPAGREEPVQFWLSDLPADTPLTTLVRLAKLRWRIEHDYREMKQALGLAHFEGRTWSGWHHHVTLVSVAHAFCTLQRLARAPKDTAPA; this is encoded by the coding sequence GTGACTCCGGACGAGATTGCGGCTTTGCGTGGTGAGTTGGAGGATTTCGCGGCGGAGGTTTTTGAGCCGTTCGCGAGGAACGATCAGCGTCGGTGGGGGCAGGTCTATCTGCGGGGCCTGCTCATGGACGGGCGGCGCAAGTCGGTCGAGCCGATGGCCGCCCGGCTGGGCGAGGACGGGAACCGTCAGGCACTGGCCCACTTCATCACCACCAGCCCGTGGGATCCCGCACACGTGAGAGCCAAGCTGGCCTGGAGGATGGAACAGGCGATCCGGCCCACCGCGCTGGTCTTCGACGACACCGGGTTCCTCAAGGACGGCAGTGCCTCGGCGTGCGTGTCACGGCAGTACACCGGAACCGCCGGGAAGGTCACCAACTGCCAGGTCGGCGTCTCCCTGCACATGGCCTGTGACCATGCTTCGGCGGCGGTGGACTGGCGGCTGTTCCTGCCCGAGACCTGGGCGCCCGGATCCGTGAAGGCGGACCCGGACAAGGTCGCCCGCCGCACCGCCTGCGGCATCCCCGACGACATCGGGCACGTGGAGAAATGGCAGCTCGCGCTCGACATGCTCGACGAGACCCGCTCATGGGGCATCGAGGTCCCGCTGGCTGTCGCGGATGCCGGATACGGCGACGCCGCGGCCTTCCGCCTCGGCCTCCAGGCCCGCGGGCTCAACTACGTGGTGGGCATCTCGACCACCATGTCGGCCCACCCCGGCCACGCCGCACCGGTGACCGAACCGTACTCCGGGAACGGACGCCCACCGGTCGCGAAGTACCCCGACAAGCCACAGTCCGTGAAACAGCTGACCATGGCCGTCGGACGCAGAGCGGCGAAGCCGGTGCAATGGCGTGAGGGCTCCCGGCCCGGCAGTGGCCGCAGCGGCTTCAAGCGGATGTACTCACGCTTCGTGGCCCTGCGGATCCGGCCTGCCGGACGCGAGGTCCGCCAGGCCGCCGATGGCCCGGAACTGCCCGAGTGCTGGGTCCTGGCCGAGTGGCCGGCCGGCAGGGAAGAACCTGTTCAGTTCTGGCTCTCCGACCTCCCGGCCGACACCCCGCTGACCACCCTGGTCCGCCTCGCCAAACTCCGCTGGCGCATCGAACACGACTACCGCGAGATGAAACAGGCCCTGGGCCTGGCCCACTTCGAGGGCCGCACCTGGAGTGGCTGGCACCATCACGTCACCCTCGTCTCCGTCGCGCACGCCTTCTGCACCCTGCAACGACTGGCCAGAGCCCCAAAAGACACGGCGCCGGCCTGA
- a CDS encoding DUF2510 domain-containing protein, with protein sequence MNQTSPPGWHPDPGYSGIGPAQERWWDGTQWTDQLRVAPAAVRSRRIRIGVGITVGVVVLAAVGGGAYALGHGDGKDSATPSVARSGGPPSGGDGRQGGPGGSGESGGIGGFGGGQSGGSDGGSGQNGDGGDGSGGQDQAPEPQIPTEDGYATDVASGISLPVPDGWTGESGTVGANLTTGEYACPGDTSQKCVRGGVFSAPAAALENTEKTAEAAAKKDISANAEESYGAKIYEGITSHQELKSEAVTVAGQKGYLVRWKVVTKKGDDGYVESLAFPSPNSKDLMVVIRSGFDINAKAPELSVLDTITKGIKAASVSGSGNGQTA encoded by the coding sequence GTGAACCAGACGAGCCCGCCCGGCTGGCATCCAGACCCCGGGTATTCAGGAATAGGCCCCGCGCAGGAGCGCTGGTGGGACGGCACCCAGTGGACCGACCAGCTCCGCGTGGCACCCGCCGCCGTCCGTAGCCGCCGTATCCGCATCGGTGTCGGCATCACCGTCGGCGTGGTGGTCCTCGCCGCCGTCGGCGGTGGCGCGTACGCACTGGGGCACGGCGACGGCAAGGACTCCGCCACCCCCTCGGTCGCACGGTCCGGAGGCCCACCGTCCGGCGGCGACGGACGCCAGGGCGGGCCCGGCGGCAGCGGCGAGAGCGGCGGCATCGGCGGCTTCGGCGGCGGCCAGAGCGGCGGCAGCGACGGGGGAAGCGGTCAGAACGGTGACGGCGGCGACGGCAGTGGTGGCCAGGACCAGGCGCCCGAGCCGCAGATCCCGACCGAGGACGGCTACGCCACCGATGTCGCCAGCGGCATCAGCCTGCCGGTGCCGGACGGCTGGACCGGCGAATCCGGCACGGTCGGCGCCAACCTGACGACCGGCGAGTACGCCTGCCCCGGCGACACCAGCCAGAAGTGCGTGCGCGGAGGCGTGTTCTCGGCGCCCGCGGCGGCGCTGGAGAACACCGAGAAGACCGCCGAGGCGGCCGCGAAAAAGGACATCTCGGCCAACGCCGAGGAGTCCTACGGCGCGAAGATCTACGAGGGGATCACCTCCCACCAGGAGCTGAAGTCCGAGGCCGTCACCGTGGCGGGCCAGAAGGGCTACCTCGTGCGCTGGAAGGTGGTGACGAAGAAGGGCGACGACGGATACGTCGAATCGCTCGCCTTCCCCTCCCCCAACAGCAAAGACCTGATGGTCGTCATCCGCTCCGGATTCGACATCAACGCCAAGGCGCCGGAGCTCTCCGTGCTGGACACCATCACCAAGGGCATCAAGGCGGCCTCGGTGAGCGGTTCGGGCAACGGGCAGACCGCGTAG
- a CDS encoding right-handed parallel beta-helix repeat-containing protein, producing the protein MSRQVLTVRPDGTGGFRTIGEALAGARSGAVISVGPGTYEESLVVGIRVTIVAEQSRGTVEIRPRRGSAVSLRADAVMLTDLVLRGRDEDVPAVDAVRGQVAMDGCEVTGSAWTAVLARETGSLAMRDCRISNRVGAGVVVTSAVESSLESCTVEHLGTSGVVIGERGRVSVRGCTVRDARANGILANGDAQGSVEDCDISSTDQPAVALEGRCTTRVLRTVVHDVAIGVHLTSASRTVLEDIRVTATTGPAFVVSQGSDPLLRRCRTARTGGNGLLVTDRGRGTYEDCWLDSSQAPALRVTGSGSPSLTSLTVRDCAATSGLLLEEESTAELDRVEVVDTAGAGIRIATGANPMIRRARISGAGGNGVEVAKDGRGRLEDSEIARTGAAGVHVENAGNLYVGGTTVLAPATAGLSVGTDGILTARDCEIREAGADGVVVEAEGELTGTRLQVVGAPECGAVIRQGGRASLNGCTLAGSGKDGLRVETTLPVSVVNCTVRDNAGSGLVQSQPGDRLAVEGLTTSGNGRRDAWGYGEAEGTDPAGTVPDGVDAPGESGPLAELEGLIGLANVKQQVRTLVNLTQLAQRRAKLGMSAPPMSRHLVFAGPPGTGKTTVARLYGTVLAQLGALRSGHLVEVSRADLVAQVIGGTAIKTTETFNRALGGVLFIDEAYTLTTDSGRSGPDFGREAVDTLLKLMEDHREDVVVVAAGYSGEMQSFLNSNPGLASRFSRTVEFENYAVHELVAIMETMCARHQYELGEGTAAALAVHFERMPKDATFGNGRAARQVFEEMVDRQAVRLATQPEVSERDLSLLVPEDVGTQVPAGPHGDAGEADRGDALSRLGDMVGLAAVKRDVTDLVNLLSTARRREAAGLPSPRVSHHLVFTGPPGTGKTTVARLYGELLVSLGVLPQGQLVEVARADLVGRFVGHTAQLTREVFERARGGVLFIDEAYTLTPGSGSSGSDFGQEAVDTLLKLMEDHRDEVVVIVAGYTREMESFLASNPGLSSRFSRRVEFADYTSDELVTIVRMHADGSGYECGPGVGGLLREYFDSLPRDRFFGNGRLARQVLESMMTRQAGRVSAMAAPGLDDLRLLLPADVPGVRTPTPEG; encoded by the coding sequence GTGTCACGCCAGGTACTGACGGTCCGACCCGACGGAACCGGCGGCTTCCGCACGATCGGTGAGGCGCTCGCGGGGGCGCGCAGCGGCGCGGTGATCAGCGTGGGTCCCGGGACGTACGAGGAGAGCCTCGTCGTCGGCATACGGGTGACCATCGTCGCCGAACAGTCGCGGGGGACGGTGGAGATACGCCCCCGGCGCGGCAGCGCGGTCAGTCTGCGCGCCGACGCCGTGATGCTCACCGATCTGGTGCTGCGCGGCAGGGACGAGGACGTGCCCGCCGTGGACGCGGTCCGCGGCCAGGTGGCCATGGACGGCTGCGAGGTCACCGGGTCCGCGTGGACGGCCGTTCTCGCCCGGGAGACCGGGTCGCTGGCGATGCGCGACTGCCGGATCAGCAACCGCGTGGGGGCCGGGGTGGTCGTCACCTCCGCCGTGGAAAGCTCCCTGGAGTCCTGCACCGTCGAGCATCTGGGCACGTCGGGTGTGGTGATCGGGGAACGCGGCCGGGTCTCGGTGCGCGGCTGTACCGTGCGCGACGCGCGGGCCAACGGGATCCTGGCCAACGGCGACGCCCAGGGATCCGTCGAGGACTGCGACATCTCCTCCACCGACCAGCCGGCCGTAGCGCTGGAGGGCCGCTGCACCACGCGGGTCCTGCGCACGGTCGTCCACGACGTCGCGATCGGCGTGCATCTGACAAGTGCCTCCCGCACCGTCCTGGAGGACATCAGGGTCACCGCGACCACCGGTCCGGCCTTCGTCGTCTCGCAGGGCAGCGACCCGTTGCTGCGCCGGTGCCGTACGGCCCGCACCGGGGGCAACGGTCTGCTGGTCACCGACCGGGGCCGCGGCACCTACGAGGACTGCTGGCTGGACTCCTCCCAGGCGCCCGCGCTGCGGGTGACCGGGTCCGGATCGCCGTCGCTGACCTCGCTGACCGTGCGGGACTGCGCGGCCACGTCAGGGCTGCTGCTGGAGGAGGAGTCCACCGCCGAACTCGACCGGGTGGAGGTGGTCGACACCGCGGGCGCCGGTATCCGGATCGCGACCGGCGCCAACCCGATGATCCGCCGCGCACGGATCAGCGGCGCGGGCGGCAACGGCGTCGAGGTCGCCAAGGACGGCCGGGGACGGCTGGAGGACAGCGAGATCGCCAGGACCGGCGCGGCGGGCGTCCACGTGGAGAATGCGGGCAACCTCTACGTCGGGGGCACCACCGTGCTCGCGCCGGCCACCGCGGGCCTGTCCGTGGGCACCGACGGCATCCTCACGGCCCGCGACTGCGAGATCCGCGAAGCCGGAGCGGACGGCGTGGTCGTCGAGGCGGAGGGCGAACTGACCGGCACGAGGCTCCAGGTGGTCGGCGCCCCGGAGTGCGGCGCCGTGATCCGGCAGGGCGGGCGCGCCTCGCTCAACGGGTGCACCCTGGCAGGCAGCGGCAAGGACGGACTGCGGGTGGAGACCACCCTGCCGGTGTCCGTCGTCAACTGCACGGTCCGCGACAACGCGGGCAGCGGCCTGGTCCAGTCCCAGCCCGGCGACCGGCTGGCCGTCGAGGGCCTCACCACCAGTGGCAACGGCCGCCGGGACGCCTGGGGTTACGGCGAGGCCGAGGGCACCGATCCGGCCGGGACCGTGCCCGACGGCGTGGACGCGCCCGGGGAGAGCGGCCCGCTCGCAGAGCTGGAGGGGCTGATCGGCCTCGCCAACGTCAAGCAGCAGGTCCGCACTCTCGTCAATCTCACGCAACTAGCCCAGCGTAGAGCTAAGTTGGGAATGTCCGCGCCGCCGATGAGCCGTCACCTGGTCTTCGCGGGCCCACCCGGCACCGGCAAGACCACCGTCGCCCGCCTCTACGGCACCGTGCTGGCCCAGTTGGGCGCGCTGCGTTCCGGGCACCTGGTCGAGGTCTCGCGGGCCGATCTGGTCGCCCAGGTCATCGGCGGTACCGCCATCAAGACCACCGAGACCTTCAACAGGGCGCTGGGCGGGGTGCTGTTCATCGACGAGGCGTACACCCTGACCACCGACAGCGGGCGTTCTGGGCCCGACTTCGGGCGGGAGGCGGTGGACACCCTGCTGAAGCTGATGGAGGACCACCGCGAGGACGTGGTGGTCGTCGCAGCGGGCTACTCCGGGGAGATGCAGTCCTTCCTCAACAGCAACCCCGGTCTGGCGTCCCGCTTCTCGCGGACCGTGGAGTTCGAGAACTACGCGGTGCACGAGCTGGTGGCCATCATGGAGACCATGTGCGCCCGGCACCAGTACGAGCTCGGCGAGGGAACCGCCGCGGCACTCGCCGTGCACTTCGAGCGCATGCCCAAGGACGCCACGTTCGGCAACGGCCGTGCCGCACGCCAGGTGTTCGAGGAGATGGTCGACCGGCAGGCCGTACGACTGGCCACCCAGCCCGAGGTGAGCGAGCGGGATCTGAGTCTGCTGGTCCCCGAGGATGTGGGGACACAGGTCCCGGCCGGACCGCACGGGGATGCGGGCGAGGCGGACCGCGGTGACGCCCTGTCCCGGCTCGGCGACATGGTGGGGCTGGCGGCCGTCAAACGCGATGTCACCGATCTGGTCAATCTGCTGTCGACCGCCCGCCGGCGGGAGGCGGCCGGGCTGCCGAGTCCCCGGGTCAGCCACCATCTGGTCTTCACCGGCCCGCCCGGCACCGGAAAGACCACCGTCGCCCGCCTCTACGGCGAGCTGCTCGTCTCGCTGGGCGTGCTGCCCCAGGGGCAGCTCGTCGAGGTGGCGCGGGCCGACCTGGTGGGCCGGTTCGTCGGCCACACCGCTCAGTTGACCCGCGAGGTCTTCGAACGGGCCCGCGGGGGCGTGCTGTTCATCGACGAGGCCTACACGCTCACGCCCGGAAGCGGCTCCTCCGGCTCGGACTTCGGCCAGGAGGCCGTGGACACCTTGCTGAAGCTGATGGAGGACCACCGTGACGAGGTGGTGGTCATCGTGGCCGGCTACACCCGGGAGATGGAGTCCTTCCTGGCGTCGAACCCGGGTCTGTCGTCCCGGTTCTCGCGGCGTGTGGAGTTCGCCGACTACACCTCCGACGAGCTGGTCACGATCGTCCGCATGCACGCGGACGGTTCGGGCTACGAATGCGGACCCGGCGTCGGCGGGCTGCTGCGGGAGTACTTCGACTCCCTGCCGCGCGACCGCTTCTTCGGCAACGGACGGCTGGCCCGGCAGGTCCTGGAGTCCATGATGACCAGGCAGGCGGGCCGGGTCAGCGCCATGGCCGCACCGGGCCTGGACGACCTGCGTCTCCTGCTGCCCGCCGACGTGCCGGGGGTGCGGACGCCGACGCCGGAGGGGTGA
- a CDS encoding AEC family transporter has protein sequence MTGVLEGFGVIASIIAVGYLIGRWNLLGEHGQPVLTRLSFHVASPALLFTTMTKADLSVMVSLPLLVTALSTLVVAGAFVAVGAVRGWSVGRTTIGALCSCYVNAGNLGIPIAVYVLGDATLIAPILLFQQLVVSPVALTVIETSRPGERESVVRLLTTPFRNPIVLASLAGVAVSVLGRPVPGPVLEPVTLIAGIAVPGVLLAFGISLRGSEMPGRGKDRGPVLLSVALKSFAQPLTAWAIAAGVFGLEGAPLFAVVVTSGLPAAQNLFTYASHYGTGVRLARESILLSTVLAAPVTVTTAALLG, from the coding sequence ATGACCGGTGTCCTGGAGGGTTTCGGGGTCATCGCGAGCATCATCGCCGTCGGTTATCTGATCGGCCGCTGGAACCTGCTGGGTGAGCACGGGCAGCCCGTGCTCACCCGGCTGTCCTTCCATGTGGCCTCGCCCGCCCTGCTGTTCACCACCATGACCAAGGCCGACCTGTCGGTCATGGTCTCGCTGCCCCTGCTGGTGACCGCACTCTCCACGCTGGTGGTGGCGGGCGCCTTCGTCGCGGTGGGAGCCGTACGCGGCTGGAGCGTCGGCCGTACGACGATAGGCGCGCTCTGCTCCTGCTACGTCAACGCCGGTAATCTCGGTATCCCCATCGCCGTCTACGTACTGGGGGACGCGACCCTCATCGCACCGATCCTGCTCTTCCAACAGCTGGTCGTCTCACCCGTGGCCCTCACCGTCATCGAGACCTCGCGCCCCGGCGAGCGGGAGTCCGTGGTCCGGCTGCTGACCACACCGTTCCGCAACCCGATCGTCCTGGCCTCGCTCGCCGGGGTCGCGGTCAGCGTGCTGGGCCGGCCCGTCCCCGGGCCCGTACTGGAACCGGTGACCCTGATCGCGGGAATCGCGGTGCCGGGCGTGCTCCTCGCCTTCGGCATCTCGCTGCGCGGGAGCGAGATGCCCGGTCGCGGCAAGGACCGGGGGCCGGTGCTCCTCTCGGTGGCGCTGAAGAGCTTCGCCCAGCCGCTGACCGCCTGGGCCATCGCCGCCGGGGTGTTCGGACTGGAGGGCGCGCCGCTGTTCGCGGTGGTGGTGACCAGCGGCCTCCCCGCCGCCCAGAACCTCTTCACGTATGCCTCGCACTACGGGACGGGCGTGCGGCTGGCCCGGGAGTCGATCCTGCTCTCCACGGTGCTCGCGGCGCCGGTCACGGTCACCACGGCGGCCCTGCTGGGCTGA
- a CDS encoding S8 family serine peptidase has product MLTVCLCLGTLLSLVCGPEASAADDTPVRLPVMPARLDADAVCTGASAQRATTVPWEQRSLQLTRTWPFSDGSGVTVAVVDTGVSTTASALSGRVTAVGPADQDCVGHGTFVAGLVAAATVDGVRFAGVAQRARILAVRGTDERGAATAQSVASGIAAATAAGADVITVSPALVRGSDGLTKAVEAALAKDVLVIAAAVPDPEAKSSAQGEEPTPRDYWPAAQPGVLSVLDVDAQGLRPDEALLPVSADLAAPGAGVVGIGARGTGHYIGSGASLAAAYVAGAAALVRSSHPGLTGAETAARITASAYPDVVPRLDPFAAVTEVTPGNASGAAAPAPEAAVRLPDDDAAPPVRRATLFAAAGAALILLVAWAALTLPRARTRRWRPAGTPAAEEGGAAGS; this is encoded by the coding sequence ATGTTGACCGTGTGTCTGTGCCTGGGAACCTTGCTGTCGCTGGTCTGCGGGCCCGAGGCGTCCGCAGCGGACGACACGCCGGTACGGCTGCCCGTGATGCCCGCCCGGCTGGACGCCGACGCGGTCTGCACCGGCGCCTCCGCCCAGCGGGCCACGACCGTGCCCTGGGAGCAGCGGAGTCTCCAGCTGACGCGCACCTGGCCGTTCTCGGACGGCTCCGGGGTGACGGTGGCGGTGGTCGACACCGGGGTGTCCACGACGGCGTCCGCCCTGTCCGGCCGGGTGACCGCGGTGGGTCCTGCGGATCAGGACTGCGTGGGGCATGGGACTTTCGTCGCGGGGCTGGTCGCCGCGGCCACCGTCGACGGGGTGCGGTTCGCGGGGGTCGCCCAGCGGGCGAGGATTCTCGCGGTGCGCGGCACGGACGAACGGGGTGCGGCCACCGCGCAGAGCGTCGCGTCGGGAATCGCCGCGGCGACGGCGGCGGGCGCCGACGTGATCACCGTCTCGCCGGCTCTGGTGCGGGGGTCGGACGGGCTGACGAAGGCCGTCGAGGCGGCCCTCGCGAAGGACGTACTGGTGATCGCGGCGGCCGTGCCCGACCCCGAGGCCAAGTCCTCGGCGCAGGGCGAGGAGCCGACCCCGCGGGACTACTGGCCCGCGGCGCAGCCCGGTGTTCTGTCGGTGCTGGACGTCGACGCGCAGGGGCTGCGTCCGGACGAAGCCCTGCTTCCGGTCTCCGCCGACCTGGCGGCGCCCGGTGCCGGAGTGGTCGGGATCGGCGCGCGCGGCACCGGGCACTACATCGGTTCGGGTGCCTCTCTCGCCGCCGCGTACGTGGCCGGGGCGGCGGCTCTGGTGCGCTCCTCCCACCCCGGCCTCACCGGCGCGGAGACCGCCGCCCGGATCACCGCGAGCGCCTACCCCGACGTCGTCCCCCGGCTCGATCCGTTCGCGGCCGTGACGGAGGTGACGCCGGGGAACGCTTCCGGCGCCGCGGCCCCGGCGCCGGAAGCCGCCGTACGGCTGCCCGATGACGACGCGGCCCCGCCGGTCCGCCGGGCCACGCTGTTCGCGGCGGCAGGCGCGGCGCTGATCCTCCTGGTGGCCTGGGCCGCCCTGACCCTCCCCCGGGCCCGCACGCGCCGGTGGCGGCCGGCGGGCACCCCTGCCGCCGAGGAGGGCGGCGCCGCCGGAAGCTGA
- a CDS encoding Cof-type HAD-IIB family hydrolase encodes MHTRRDARPPAGHPDIRLIVTDMDGTLLDADGNVPAGLWPLLDELRRRGIVFSPASGRQYATLAHLFEGVDAGMVYIAENGTLVVRDGAELSSDPLDPAVSARLVTRVRQLAEKGGDVGVVVCGKRSAYTERGDEAFLAEVAKYYRAHRLVDDATAVDDEIIKVAVLDFGGAEGSAPALAEFSDTHRVVVSGRHWIDVMNRTADKGVAVRRLQQAMGIGPEQTMAFGDYLNDLEMLDAADWSFAMANAHPDILGRARHTAPAHTENGVLRTIKEVLGI; translated from the coding sequence ATGCACACCCGACGCGACGCGCGTCCGCCCGCCGGCCACCCCGACATCCGGCTCATCGTCACGGACATGGACGGCACCCTCCTCGACGCCGACGGCAACGTACCGGCGGGCCTGTGGCCCCTGCTGGACGAGCTGCGCCGCCGCGGCATCGTCTTCAGCCCGGCCAGCGGCCGCCAGTACGCCACCCTGGCCCACCTGTTCGAGGGTGTGGACGCGGGCATGGTCTACATCGCGGAGAACGGCACCCTCGTCGTCCGCGACGGGGCCGAGCTCTCCTCGGACCCGCTCGACCCCGCGGTCTCCGCCCGTCTGGTCACCCGCGTCCGGCAGCTCGCCGAGAAGGGCGGAGACGTCGGCGTGGTGGTCTGCGGCAAGCGCTCGGCGTACACCGAACGCGGCGACGAGGCGTTCCTCGCCGAGGTCGCGAAGTACTACCGGGCGCACCGGCTCGTGGACGACGCCACCGCCGTCGACGACGAGATCATCAAGGTCGCCGTCCTCGACTTCGGCGGGGCCGAAGGCTCCGCCCCCGCCCTGGCGGAGTTCTCCGACACCCACCGGGTGGTCGTCTCGGGCAGGCACTGGATCGACGTCATGAACCGCACCGCCGACAAGGGCGTGGCCGTGCGCCGCCTCCAGCAGGCGATGGGCATCGGACCGGAGCAGACCATGGCGTTCGGGGACTACCTCAACGACCTGGAAATGCTCGACGCCGCCGACTGGTCCTTCGCCATGGCCAACGCCCACCCGGACATCCTCGGCCGCGCCCGCCACACGGCCCCGGCCCACACCGAGAACGGGGTCCTGCGCACCATCAAGGAGGTCCTCGGGATCTGA